A segment of the Crassostrea angulata isolate pt1a10 chromosome 10, ASM2561291v2, whole genome shotgun sequence genome:
TTACACAGCAAAGAattgtagaaccattttaacaagaccttggactttcagtagggcgtatctatctatttcttgcgtcgaaacaaattaaaaaagacgcggtttcaagcgaaatatgcatcgATTGCGAAGTCTTTGCTCAAAAGCccgacaaatcttgttgatttcaaagagccatggctgagtagctagcaatgaaatagacaggacTACGTCACATttctgtttgacacaactaacCAAAGCCCAAGCTCTTGTTAGAATGGTTCAAAgttctgtatctcgcttataaccCAACCAATGATATCCAAATGACAGGGGAGTACAAAGCGTTATATAACCCCCACTTtgagcaaaacaaaaaataaagaacttgtttgaatattagtaaaaaaatgtattcttgGCTTGTATACTTTGTTTATGCTATAAATTTCAAGATACATGTCAATAGCATATTTTCCTTCTATAAACACAAGAGAATGAAGAGATataggtttccaaattaagccaCACGACGTTGTGTGCCCAAATGTAGACCATTTACTGTgctaatttgcaatgttttggtTCAAATGGGTCTAGACTCCATCCTTAAAGTACGTTTATTATCAggataatttttcatttctttttattattgatttattaaagtaTAGTCTAGACCAATAATGGGTCAAAAATCGCGGTTTcacaaaaattcatttataattgTCAAACTATAAAAGTTATTCACAGTAATTAATATGTGTCAAATTAGCTAAGTGTGATAAGCGGAGGATTGTGGACAGCACCGCTTGTCTGAGAGGGTGTTCGAATTTTAGAGGAATTTTCTCTGTTTAAATCCTGCGCATTTGCTTCCTTTTaggtaaaacattatttttcaatttttttgtaaaagatcTAGAATTATTttggaaaacatttaaaatccgTTAGACGGtgacaaaaaatacataatgtTCTTGTCCATTCCAAATAacgttaaataaacaaaatagcaTGCACTAGCACAGTCAaagattgtttgaaataatgttgtaatgttaaaaaaataaacacagaaatgaaaataagaaacgtataaagtataaataaatGTTCTTAATGGTCAGATAATGCATTTCTATATTACACGTatactgatgtacatgtacaccatCAAATTAAATGTAAGATTCCTTTTGATGAGATTTATATATTTCGTTTAAATATCCTAAGTGCCGGGGATTCGACGGGCATTGAAcgctattttcaaaattttgattgctTATCAATGCATGGTAAACATAAAAATCGGAAAAACTCTGATTATATAATACAAGCGCTTGTTTTGTTCTAGGATGGCCCAGCAGCGAGTGGTGGAGAATATAGAGAACGACTACCTAATCTGTAGCATATGTCTGGGGCGGTACTCCTCCCCCCGACTCCTCCCCTGCGGACATACCTTCTGTCAGCAGTGCCTGTCCGACTACATCCAACAGACCGTTCTCAGTCCTAACGCTCGGAACTTCAAATGTCCGATAGACCGGGGGTTGGTCAGTGGGCCGGGGTCCAGCATCCACACCCGGGAGTGGGCGTCGTCGTTCCCCGTGGACCAGTTCGCCCTTAACCTTCTTTCCATTGTCAATGAACAAGAACGAGGAGGCCAGCCGGGTAGCAATGCTCAAACTAACCAAGGGCTACATCCTCTGGTGTCGAATTCTAACCCGAACTTCCAGCATTGTAACGTACATACCGGACGGTTAATGGAGTACTACTGTTTTGGGTGTAACACTGTTCTGTGTGCTCAGTGTGCGATCGATAACCATCGAACACGTCGATGTGACTGTGTAGCATACGAGGAAGCTGTGTCGCGACTTCAACCGAAAGCCAATTCTTTACATGTGAGGTTTCAAAACTTAATTTTTCGTGTTCAACAGCTAGTGCAGTATGGTTCCCCGGAGCATAACAGCTTACAGCAGTCAAAATCGCGGGCTATGGAGAGTCTGGATGAAATAGAGTCAAATATTAACCGATTCCTTCAGGTCTGTTTCCAAAATGCTGAagaattaaaacagaaaataactCTAGCGGGACATGAGTTGCCTTCAGAAACACGGCAGTTGGTTGCTCTCTTTGATAGAATACAGGACACCAAACTGACATTTGATAACCTCTTGAGCACAAATTCTACCCAGGATATCCTGAATTCATACCGAAGGATCGAGTCCCAGGCAGAAGAATATGACCGAGCACTGGCGGCCATATCACAGAGAAACCCAAGACATATTGAAATGTCAGATCATCCGACATTCTCCCGGTTCTTGAGCAACCCGCCGTCTCTAGCCACCCTGAGGGTTAAACTCCCAAACCGAACGGAAGACGTCACACCAAGAACACAGCCCGACACTGACGGGAATCTAGGATTTATTTCTGCGCCTCTCTCCTCGGCAGCTCCGAGGTTCGCCGCTCCCGGAAACCGGCGAGTGTCTACCTCTACTGTAAGTAGGCCAAGAAGGATAACCCAAAATAACCACGCACAGAGTCGTAGTAAGAGTAAGTCTGTGATCAGCGTCAAAAACCCACAGGAAGACACTACGACGTGGCATTTGAACGGGATAGTGTTTATAGGGTACTATGTTCTGGTCCTCGACTCGTATAACAATCTATTAAGAAAGTGTAGCATAGCAGGAACGTTCACAACTCATGAAACACTGCCGTTAGAGGGCGCCACCAGCATCACTCTAATGGACAATCCTACGGAAGTGGCCGTTACTCAACCCGAGAAAAAGCAGGTAG
Coding sequences within it:
- the LOC128168016 gene encoding uncharacterized protein LOC128168016 translates to MAQQRVVENIENDYLICSICLGRYSSPRLLPCGHTFCQQCLSDYIQQTVLSPNARNFKCPIDRGLVSGPGSSIHTREWASSFPVDQFALNLLSIVNEQERGGQPGSNAQTNQGLHPLVSNSNPNFQHCNVHTGRLMEYYCFGCNTVLCAQCAIDNHRTRRCDCVAYEEAVSRLQPKANSLHVRFQNLIFRVQQLVQYGSPEHNSLQQSKSRAMESLDEIESNINRFLQVCFQNAEELKQKITLAGHELPSETRQLVALFDRIQDTKLTFDNLLSTNSTQDILNSYRRIESQAEEYDRALAAISQRNPRHIEMSDHPTFSRFLSNPPSLATLRVKLPNRTEDVTPRTQPDTDGNLGFISAPLSSAAPRFAAPGNRRVSTSTVSRPRRITQNNHAQSRSKSKSVISVKNPQEDTTTWHLNGIVFIGYYVLVLDSYNNLLRKCSIAGTFTTHETLPLEGATSITLMDNPTEVAVTQPEKKQVVIISTDSELAIKETFKTNKAYDIICLHQRTNFVTCSYRGSKCIDIINRVGRVQISVERSRILRDPRFLTVTRDGMIVVSDNELRRVICMSPEGQVQWTHTPNAAPWGVASDKMGTIYVCLDNNDVQAISDEGHMIDEKFLSARDGIKMPYAICVRSRQLAITEFGTSLFTPNSPWVHIVSV